One stretch of Gouania willdenowi chromosome 16, fGouWil2.1, whole genome shotgun sequence DNA includes these proteins:
- the LOC114478241 gene encoding cysteine-rich venom protein: MGAERCKRFLLLLGMMVSAQHGVHSVCTLPGVCTEDTVVQDEIVDLHNNFRRGVQPSASNMLLMSYSVDLALTAQLYVDQCVLAHGDPSTRMLDGYELGENLFYSSELFSWTEVINAWYNEVENYQYPNVSTNGKHIGHYTQVVWNTSYRVGCGVTLCPDNIYLYGCHYYRAGNFIGIPPYTVGSLCGACPDHCVENLCTNPCQYIDSSRHCPEKKEEGRCSDPLVAEECPASCGCLTEIIPIS; encoded by the exons ATGGGAGCAG agCGATGCAAACGTTTCCTCCTCCTTCTTGGGATGATGGTTTCAGCTCAGCATGGTGTACATTCTGTCTGTACTTTG CCAG gaGTTTGCACAGAAGACACAGTGGTTCAGGATGAGATTGTTGACCTACACAACAACTTCAGGAGAGGAGTTCAACCTAGCGCCTCCAACATGCTGCTCATG AGCTACAGTGTAGACCTGGCTCTCACTGCTCAGTTGTATGTGGACCAGTGTGTTTTGGCTCATGGAGATCCGAGCACTCGTATGCTGGACG GGTACGAATTAGGTGAAAACCTCTTTTATTCTTCCGAGCTTTTCTCCTGGACTGAAGTCATCAATGCCTGGTACAACGAGGTGGAAAACTACCAATACCCCAACGTGTCCACCAACGGAAAACACATTGGCCACTACACACAG GTCGTGTGGAACACCTCGTACAGAGTTGGCTGTGGAGTGACCCTGTGCCCCGACAACATCTACCTCTACGGCTGTCATTATTACAGAGC CGGGAACTTCATAGGCATTCCTCCGTACACAGTCGGAAGCCTGTGCGGCGCCTGTCCTGACCACTGCGTGGAAAACCTGTGCA CCAATCCCTGCCAGTACATCGACAGCTCCAGGCATTGTCCAGAGAAGAAGGAAGAGGGCAGGTGCTCGGATCCACTGGTGGCTGAAGAGTGTCCGGCTTCCTGCGGGTGCCTCACCGAGATCATCCCCATCTCCTGA